From one Humulus lupulus chromosome 8, drHumLupu1.1, whole genome shotgun sequence genomic stretch:
- the LOC133796700 gene encoding uncharacterized protein LOC133796700: protein MSKKNSLSKRKVQHEFELKREKEEKEKKAKKLHAKKNKMKVDGGNKKKKGAGGFQVGKRKVKTKLSALAKAKAEQAMEVDK from the exons ATGTCGAAGAAGAATAGCCTTTCTAAGAGGAAAGTACAGCACGAATTTGAACTCAAAA gggaaaaggaagaaaaagaaaagaaggcaAAGAAGCTTCATGCTAAGAAGAATAAGATGAAA GTTGATGGGGgtaataagaaaaagaaaggtGCAGGTGGGTTTCAGGTAGGAAAGAGGAAAGTAAAGACCAAATTGTCAGCATTGGCCAAAGCTAAAGCTGAACAGGCTATGGAGGTTGACAAATAA